A genomic segment from Candidatus Alcyoniella australis encodes:
- a CDS encoding DUF5320 domain-containing protein yields MPGGDRTGPNGMGSMTGRGAGFCADNSAPGYASPMPGRGYGRGAGRGGGMGYGRGAGRGFAPWGGGRGRAWGGGRGQGWGQGQNMGWNSGPQAAYPEPTAEQEASYLKGEAEALESELQAIKARIGDLESQK; encoded by the coding sequence ATGCCAGGTGGAGACAGAACAGGACCCAATGGAATGGGATCGATGACCGGACGGGGCGCAGGCTTTTGCGCAGACAATTCAGCGCCCGGATACGCCAGTCCTATGCCGGGCCGCGGATACGGCCGCGGCGCTGGTCGCGGCGGCGGCATGGGTTACGGCCGCGGCGCGGGTCGCGGATTCGCACCATGGGGAGGCGGCAGGGGCCGCGCCTGGGGTGGCGGACGCGGACAGGGCTGGGGCCAGGGCCAAAACATGGGCTGGAATTCCGGCCCACAAGCAGCCTATCCCGAACCCACAGCCGAACAGGAAGCCTCATACCTCAAGGGTGAGGCCGAGGCCCTGGAGAGCGAGTTGCAAGCGATCAAGGCCCGCATCGGCGATCTCGAGTCCCAGAAGTAA
- a CDS encoding NifB/NifX family molybdenum-iron cluster-binding protein: MLLLDNVEQKQRIAIPTFGTRISPRFDCASSITLVDICNNQIDDQQDLALVGLDPRERVMLLLSQGVSLVLCGGLRNCDAHALRHSGIRVIDGVVGEIDQSLNEFLLGTLVPRHPGHGHGHGRGRMHRESGRSALGYNNRRR; this comes from the coding sequence GTGCTGCTATTAGACAATGTGGAACAGAAGCAGCGCATCGCGATTCCGACCTTCGGCACGAGGATCTCGCCGCGCTTTGACTGCGCATCGAGCATCACCCTTGTCGATATCTGCAACAATCAAATCGATGACCAGCAGGACCTGGCTCTGGTGGGGCTTGACCCCAGAGAGCGGGTAATGCTGCTGCTGAGCCAGGGCGTGAGCCTGGTGCTCTGCGGCGGGTTGCGCAACTGCGACGCCCATGCCCTGCGTCACAGCGGCATTAGGGTGATCGACGGCGTGGTCGGCGAGATCGACCAGTCGTTGAACGAGTTTCTTTTAGGAACCCTCGTCCCCAGACACCCCGGACACGGCCATGGCCACGGCCGGGGGAGGATGCACCGAGAATCCGGTCGCTCCGCGCTGGGATATAACAATAGAAGGAGATAG
- a CDS encoding sigma 54-interacting transcriptional regulator: protein MNNPSQAIETILDSIADGVFTVDHQWRITSWNAAAERITGFGREQALGQYCYDVFRSNVCQSDCLLRQTLEHGKPLIDRRIDIVTAGGEDKPISISTAVLRDRDGELIGGAETFRDLSAIESLRKQLRKQYTFRDIVSKNHRIEQIFDILPDVGQSESTALILGPSGSGKELFARAIHDLSPRREGPFVAVNCAALPDNLLESELFGYVAGAFTDARRDKPGRFDLAAGGTLFLDEIGDLSAALQSKLLRVLEQRTYQPLGTSSEKKADVRIVAATNRDLRQLISIGRFRDDLYYRLNVVSIELPPLSERIEDVPLLVEHFIERLNLNQGREIRGLSARAMEALMRYSWPGNVRELQNIIERAFVMCRDELIDLQHLPRDIVPEQPTEPEHEGDPLKQAQAQALHRALAAHEGHRQRTADALGIHKTTLLRKMKKFGVSYP from the coding sequence ATGAATAATCCTAGTCAGGCTATTGAGACGATCCTCGATTCGATTGCCGACGGCGTATTTACCGTGGATCATCAGTGGCGCATTACATCGTGGAACGCGGCGGCCGAGCGGATCACAGGCTTTGGCCGCGAGCAGGCCCTGGGCCAGTACTGTTACGACGTGTTTCGCTCCAACGTCTGTCAATCCGACTGCTTGCTACGTCAGACCCTTGAGCACGGCAAGCCGCTGATCGACCGCCGGATTGATATCGTGACCGCGGGCGGCGAGGACAAGCCGATCAGCATCTCAACGGCCGTGTTGCGTGACCGCGACGGCGAGCTGATCGGCGGGGCCGAGACATTCCGTGATCTGTCGGCCATTGAGAGCCTGCGCAAACAGCTGCGCAAGCAGTACACGTTTCGCGACATCGTGAGTAAGAACCATCGTATCGAGCAGATCTTCGATATTCTGCCCGACGTGGGCCAATCCGAGAGCACGGCGCTGATCTTGGGCCCATCGGGTTCGGGCAAGGAGCTGTTCGCGCGGGCGATTCACGATCTGAGTCCGCGACGCGAGGGGCCGTTTGTGGCGGTCAACTGCGCGGCGTTGCCTGACAACCTGCTCGAGTCCGAGCTGTTCGGCTACGTGGCAGGCGCGTTTACCGACGCGCGGCGCGACAAGCCCGGCCGCTTTGACCTAGCCGCGGGCGGCACGCTGTTTCTCGACGAGATCGGCGATCTGTCCGCCGCATTGCAGTCCAAGCTGCTGCGTGTGCTCGAGCAGCGCACCTACCAGCCGCTGGGCACCAGCAGCGAGAAAAAGGCCGACGTGCGCATTGTGGCCGCGACCAACCGCGATTTGCGGCAGCTGATCAGCATCGGTCGTTTCCGCGACGATCTGTACTACCGGCTTAACGTAGTGAGCATTGAGCTGCCGCCGCTGAGCGAGAGGATTGAGGACGTGCCGCTGTTGGTCGAGCATTTCATTGAGCGGCTCAACCTCAACCAGGGGCGTGAGATCCGCGGCCTGAGTGCGCGAGCAATGGAGGCGCTGATGCGCTACTCCTGGCCGGGCAACGTGCGCGAGTTACAGAACATCATTGAGCGCGCGTTTGTTATGTGCCGCGATGAGCTGATCGATTTGCAGCACCTGCCGCGAGACATCGTGCCCGAGCAGCCGACCGAGCCCGAGCACGAGGGCGACCCGTTGAAGCAGGCCCAGGCCCAAGCCCTGCATCGCGCCCTGGCCGCGCACGAGGGTCACCGCCAACGCACTGCCGATGCCCTGGGGATCCACAAGACGACCCTGCTGCGCAAGATGAAAAAATTTGGGGTCAGCTACCCCTGA
- a CDS encoding asparagine synthase-related protein: protein MAVQEITLEQLDVEQFIQRQVEQIRQAVGEGLAVNALSGGVDSAVVTMIGHRALGDRLKTYFIENGIMRAGEAQQIKDWFDELGVPIEIVDSKDEFFAALKGKLDPELKREAITQTFYKSVFGRLVRESGAHHLLQGTNYTDVEETVAGIKRQHNILEQLGIDTEQEFGYKVIEPIIELRKTGVRLVGKALGLPEVIYTRPPFPGPALATRVIGEVTPERVETVRQATLVVEQELADSGAFQYLAVLHEDRVTGIRQGKRDFGLQIEVRCWESTDAVVAQPTDVPFAKLRTIADRICQEVPGVVSVTYNIASKPPSTIEVV from the coding sequence ATGGCGGTGCAGGAGATCACATTGGAGCAGCTCGACGTCGAGCAGTTCATCCAGCGGCAGGTGGAGCAGATCAGGCAGGCGGTGGGTGAGGGGTTGGCGGTCAACGCCCTGTCCGGCGGTGTGGACTCGGCCGTGGTAACGATGATCGGTCACCGCGCGCTGGGCGATCGGCTCAAGACCTACTTCATCGAGAACGGCATCATGCGCGCGGGCGAGGCGCAACAGATCAAGGATTGGTTCGACGAGCTGGGAGTGCCGATCGAGATCGTCGACTCCAAGGACGAGTTCTTCGCCGCGCTCAAGGGCAAGCTCGACCCCGAGCTCAAGCGCGAGGCGATTACCCAGACCTTTTACAAGAGCGTGTTCGGCAGATTGGTGCGCGAGTCCGGCGCCCACCACCTGCTGCAAGGGACCAACTACACAGACGTCGAGGAGACCGTGGCCGGCATCAAGCGTCAGCACAACATCCTCGAGCAGCTGGGCATCGATACCGAGCAGGAGTTCGGCTACAAGGTGATCGAGCCGATCATCGAGCTGCGCAAGACCGGCGTGCGTCTGGTGGGCAAGGCCCTGGGTTTGCCCGAGGTGATCTACACCCGGCCGCCGTTCCCCGGACCGGCCCTGGCCACGCGGGTGATCGGCGAGGTCACACCAGAGCGCGTGGAGACCGTGCGCCAGGCCACGCTGGTCGTCGAGCAGGAGCTGGCCGACTCCGGCGCATTCCAGTACCTGGCCGTGCTGCACGAGGATCGGGTCACCGGCATTCGCCAGGGTAAGCGCGACTTCGGATTGCAGATCGAGGTGCGCTGCTGGGAGAGCACCGACGCGGTGGTGGCCCAGCCGACCGACGTCCCGTTCGCCAAGCTGCGCACCATTGCCGACCGCATCTGCCAAGAGGTGCCCGGCGTGGTCAGCGTGACCTACAACATCGCCTCCAAGCCGCCGTCCACAATCGAGGTGGTCTGA
- a CDS encoding TspO/MBR family protein produces the protein MRETAKLLGLILICQATGVLGALFTVPSIPTWYAGLNKPWFNPPNWLFGPVWTTLYLLMAIAAYLVWRQGIERPTVRRALKLFAIQLGLNAIWSPMFFGLHDVFLGLVVILLLLGLLAWTHSAFKKVSPMAAALLVPYVLWVGFASLLNSALYLLN, from the coding sequence TTGCGCGAGACGGCCAAGCTGCTTGGTTTGATTCTGATCTGCCAGGCGACCGGCGTGTTGGGCGCGCTGTTTACGGTTCCGTCGATCCCCACTTGGTATGCGGGTCTGAACAAGCCGTGGTTTAACCCGCCCAACTGGCTGTTCGGTCCAGTCTGGACCACGCTGTATCTTTTAATGGCAATTGCCGCCTATCTGGTCTGGCGTCAAGGGATCGAGCGACCGACGGTGCGGCGAGCGCTGAAGCTGTTCGCGATTCAGCTCGGGCTCAACGCGATCTGGTCGCCGATGTTTTTCGGCCTACACGACGTGTTCCTGGGACTGGTGGTGATCCTGCTGCTGCTGGGATTACTGGCCTGGACTCACTCGGCGTTCAAGAAAGTTTCGCCGATGGCCGCCGCACTGCTGGTTCCCTACGTGCTGTGGGTCGGGTTCGCATCCCTGCTCAACAGCGCGCTATACCTGCTCAACTAA
- a CDS encoding beta-propeller domain-containing protein, translating into MGTRLRIISMIAFGLALLVAPLIFVSCQGDGNGGGETAQTSNNLHRMESCNEALSYLRALEIEQMERIIDEYRDDPFGWYGDDDDELGDDDSADDDSGDDDSGDDDSTGDDDDAGRDDDDHSDTNVQEEGVDEADLVKTDGERLVLVTNGHLLVFDPKPADQTTELGRIEITGVATEMFLYADYVLVFSAVGRSQLPDDVWPDLDVEQLPREVLKLTVVDISDPAAMQLVREDYVEGYYLSSRRVDNGVRVALWSSDKGPDYKTWIDPSPYCDEYWENCDFDAINAAYDALERENRELIESSELESWMPRLYQIVHTPQGEQISSGTLSDCTDLYRPSNSQGTDSLSVISIDMKDPAAKQHDIGLIADGSIVYASTSALYVTTDPWQAWDWFEDYDPDSSLIHKFDIASTASEAIYVGTGEVEGWVLNQFSMSEYQDYLRIATTTGNWSGEQANHVFVLEQGSMQLTVVGALRDIAPGEEIRSARFLGDRGFLVTFEQIDPLFTLDMSDPTAPAVVGELQMPGYSAYLHPFGEDYLLGFGLQGDQWGDTWGVKLVLFDVSDFAAPTILHQENIGNYDGRSLANQDHKAFLYYASKDLLAFPYSEWGYGDDDDDDDLKYGEDYHALMIYRATVEQGFTHLHDVDHSDFTGETGSDPLYGNNNVLRSVVIGDYIYSISEAALVVTDMDSWDDVLAIDLPYRDPWTGYDDDDDDDEVWPDDDDDPDPA; encoded by the coding sequence ATGGGAACCAGGCTCAGAATTATATCGATGATCGCGTTCGGGCTGGCGCTGCTCGTTGCGCCGCTGATCTTCGTCTCATGCCAGGGCGACGGCAATGGCGGCGGCGAGACCGCCCAAACGTCGAACAACCTGCACCGCATGGAGAGCTGCAACGAGGCGCTAAGCTATCTGCGCGCGCTCGAGATCGAACAGATGGAACGAATCATCGACGAGTACCGTGACGACCCGTTCGGCTGGTACGGCGATGACGACGACGAACTCGGCGACGACGACTCGGCTGACGACGACTCGGGCGACGACGACTCGGGCGACGACGACTCGACGGGCGACGACGACGACGCGGGGCGCGATGACGACGACCACTCCGACACCAACGTGCAGGAGGAGGGAGTCGACGAGGCCGACCTGGTCAAGACCGATGGCGAGCGGCTGGTGCTGGTGACCAACGGCCATTTGCTGGTGTTCGATCCCAAGCCCGCGGACCAGACCACCGAGCTGGGCCGAATCGAGATCACGGGCGTGGCCACGGAGATGTTCCTCTATGCCGACTACGTGCTGGTCTTCTCCGCTGTAGGCCGCAGTCAGCTCCCCGACGACGTTTGGCCCGACCTGGACGTTGAACAGCTGCCGCGGGAGGTACTCAAACTTACGGTGGTCGATATCTCCGACCCCGCCGCAATGCAGTTGGTGCGCGAGGACTACGTCGAGGGCTACTACCTGAGTTCGCGCCGCGTTGACAACGGCGTGCGCGTTGCCCTCTGGTCCAGCGACAAGGGGCCGGACTACAAGACCTGGATCGACCCCTCGCCGTACTGCGACGAATATTGGGAAAACTGCGACTTCGACGCGATCAACGCGGCCTACGACGCACTCGAGCGCGAGAACCGCGAGCTGATCGAATCGAGCGAACTCGAATCCTGGATGCCGCGGCTGTACCAAATCGTGCACACGCCCCAGGGCGAGCAGATCAGTTCGGGCACACTCAGCGACTGCACCGACCTCTATCGACCGAGCAACTCCCAGGGAACCGACTCGCTGAGCGTGATCTCCATCGATATGAAGGATCCGGCGGCCAAGCAGCACGACATCGGGCTGATCGCCGACGGCTCGATCGTCTATGCCTCGACCAGCGCGCTGTACGTGACCACCGATCCGTGGCAGGCCTGGGACTGGTTCGAGGACTACGACCCCGACAGCTCGTTGATCCACAAGTTCGACATCGCCTCCACCGCCTCCGAGGCGATCTACGTGGGCACGGGCGAGGTCGAGGGCTGGGTGCTTAATCAGTTCTCGATGAGCGAGTACCAGGACTACCTGCGGATCGCCACCACCACCGGTAACTGGAGCGGGGAACAGGCCAACCACGTGTTCGTGCTCGAGCAGGGCTCGATGCAGTTGACGGTCGTCGGCGCGTTGCGCGACATCGCGCCGGGCGAGGAGATCAGGTCGGCGCGCTTCCTGGGTGATCGCGGATTCCTGGTGACATTCGAGCAGATCGATCCGCTGTTCACCCTGGACATGAGCGATCCGACGGCTCCGGCCGTGGTCGGCGAATTGCAGATGCCCGGCTACTCGGCCTACTTGCATCCCTTTGGCGAGGACTACCTGCTGGGCTTCGGCCTGCAGGGCGATCAGTGGGGCGACACCTGGGGCGTCAAACTCGTACTGTTCGACGTCAGCGACTTCGCCGCGCCGACGATTTTGCACCAGGAGAACATCGGCAATTACGATGGTCGATCCCTGGCCAACCAGGATCACAAGGCGTTCCTGTACTACGCGAGCAAAGACCTGCTGGCCTTCCCCTACAGTGAGTGGGGCTATGGCGACGACGATGATGACGACGATCTCAAGTATGGCGAAGACTACCACGCATTAATGATCTACCGCGCCACGGTGGAACAAGGCTTCACCCACCTGCACGACGTGGACCATTCGGACTTCACCGGCGAAACGGGCTCCGATCCGCTGTACGGCAACAACAACGTACTGCGCTCAGTGGTAATCGGCGATTACATCTACTCGATCTCCGAGGCCGCGCTGGTTGTCACTGACATGGACTCATGGGACGACGTGCTGGCCATCGACCTGCCCTATCGGGATCCCTGGACGGGCTACGACGACGATGATGACGACGACGAGGTCTGGCCCGACGACGACGACGATCCGGACCCCGCTTGA
- a CDS encoding outer membrane protein transport protein, with product MNRSIFTLCLLLLTVALAAPLPASAGQAFIPTSFGLTARGIAMANALTAIPDPGASYFNPAALAAEPGGEIAVSFEFASPDFTVKRELDNKTTAYDEDNEIIAAAMKFDLSGMFKGDRIVALGISMAMDDYMRQFVSFGDVRDDRGQFVRYGTPGVFMAFSLAAQIIPQLTLGVGAHINIEASAKMSLVTDLSGNTSSESMSMAAKASMGPLAGLYLAIDRYHAGLAYRGENMGKLGPMDVQTDATVSQSKLAGLPLSLNFRDNFTPQQVALGFAVDATDWMLVGVDAAWHNWAGFNDEVDDYNKDQGRADSDVEFKDVFVPRLGLEFKPLDGLFARCGYAYEPTPLSKPGTFKPVPDNELMQGYVAVDNAKHVASLGVGYTWEKPPLLALPISFDAYYQLHYLVPETWETSDGYEYASEGMMHTGGLGLTLRF from the coding sequence GTGAATAGAAGCATATTCACGCTTTGCTTGCTGTTGTTGACCGTCGCGCTTGCGGCGCCGCTGCCCGCGTCGGCCGGTCAGGCGTTCATCCCGACCTCGTTCGGCCTCACCGCGCGCGGCATTGCCATGGCCAACGCGCTGACCGCGATCCCCGATCCCGGGGCGTCGTATTTCAATCCCGCGGCCCTGGCCGCAGAACCCGGCGGGGAGATCGCTGTCAGCTTCGAGTTCGCATCGCCGGACTTCACCGTGAAACGCGAGCTGGACAACAAGACCACGGCTTATGACGAGGACAACGAGATCATCGCCGCGGCGATGAAGTTCGATCTCTCGGGCATGTTCAAGGGCGATCGGATAGTCGCCCTCGGGATCTCGATGGCCATGGACGACTACATGCGGCAGTTCGTCAGCTTCGGCGACGTGCGCGACGACCGCGGTCAGTTCGTGCGCTACGGCACGCCCGGCGTGTTCATGGCGTTCTCCCTTGCCGCGCAGATCATCCCGCAGTTGACCCTGGGCGTGGGCGCGCACATCAACATCGAGGCCAGCGCCAAGATGTCGCTGGTCACCGACCTGAGCGGCAACACCTCGTCCGAGAGCATGTCGATGGCTGCCAAGGCGAGCATGGGACCGCTGGCCGGACTCTACCTGGCGATCGACCGCTATCACGCGGGGCTGGCCTACCGCGGCGAGAACATGGGCAAGCTCGGACCGATGGACGTGCAGACCGACGCCACGGTATCGCAGTCCAAGCTCGCGGGCCTGCCGCTGTCGCTGAACTTCCGCGACAACTTCACCCCGCAGCAGGTCGCCCTGGGATTCGCCGTGGACGCCACCGACTGGATGCTCGTGGGCGTCGACGCGGCCTGGCATAACTGGGCCGGGTTCAACGATGAGGTCGACGACTACAACAAGGACCAGGGCCGTGCGGACAGCGATGTCGAGTTCAAGGATGTGTTCGTCCCGCGACTGGGCCTGGAGTTCAAACCCCTCGACGGGCTGTTCGCGCGTTGCGGCTACGCCTACGAGCCCACGCCGCTGAGCAAGCCCGGGACGTTCAAACCCGTGCCGGACAACGAGCTGATGCAGGGCTACGTGGCCGTGGACAACGCCAAGCACGTGGCGAGCCTGGGAGTCGGCTACACCTGGGAGAAACCGCCGCTGCTGGCGCTGCCGATCAGCTTCGACGCGTATTACCAGCTGCACTACCTTGTCCCCGAGACCTGGGAGACATCCGACGGCTATGAGTACGCCTCCGAGGGCATGATGCACACCGGAGGCCTGGGCCTCACGCTGCGCTTCTGA
- a CDS encoding Ig-like domain-containing protein, producing the protein MQIARRLIPILLLAALLFGCQGEELEDLNPPWTSGALQIEMCMPYIGQQNVSLAMRPVIIFDKPVDQSSLAGQISLARVDDGVETELPIELAVDGRSVWIDHEPGLEQLTDYVIHFGDRISGIDGRRFTGLNVSFSTEGHNPIAGRRPEVIALMPIVDNRVYEIATLWAAFSEPIQTATVVYGDTVRLTRDSDESLVPTTIWPGWTVMTIDPDEYLIVGESYTLTIGSGIEDLNGESLIEYVYGFTALFSGELVDLTVTHCPSANDPDTPCGNTEIDDLPTSKVTGRSSNTFYTISKLIGEGYVYHGGPLRSVMGGAETNPDITPVLLPRGQQVNVSALGVSLGGELSTGVTSGPMTLTLLSDVYGFQLGAEYLYGSPGGKPGMYMILDTALVAQTPLVNAMFSQNILGTQLVGTSEVNPQTGDLFMDLGSYITLDLLGERATTVVSLSYQPPKDPYDFEPDTTPPSVVSVGPVPDSDNAPLTEPVTVTFDDVVLPASLEGKIRLRGGTHEGLWKFRGTTAVFHPSQPLEPLTQYTLMVDAGIEDMLGNAMEQGYSSTFTTRASEASAEAPTLGTTSPSQGGTHAVDMPVDLFFGQAIDRDSVEPGVNVSMIDVSSGGAVDGSWLVGFHQVRFIPNEQFTPGSTYRLTIGDSITNVEGVRLDTEPNRLAGGPDIEIEFNAVESLGYIPLVLMIAPVADADDSGFLGIGEQPTPENSISMDIALIKESSYASGIMVAFARGLEDVGGRQVFGLDLGAGILMHVTSTSIELALEKGSKEEPGLLDMGRIIIASTDPGSADIYDLGDGGLGLDILMQTEFSVENELLNGFLVHELVLSLDAAMDFTADGRMATLISGQSTIIMDVPIIGRLEIPADVRMRAVTPQLERP; encoded by the coding sequence ATGCAGATCGCACGTAGATTGATTCCGATTTTGCTGCTCGCCGCGCTGCTGTTTGGTTGCCAGGGCGAGGAGCTTGAAGACCTCAACCCGCCCTGGACCAGCGGCGCGTTACAGATCGAGATGTGCATGCCCTACATCGGTCAGCAGAACGTCAGCCTTGCCATGCGGCCGGTGATCATCTTTGACAAGCCCGTGGACCAATCGAGCCTCGCTGGGCAGATCAGCCTGGCGCGGGTGGACGACGGCGTCGAGACCGAGTTGCCCATCGAGCTTGCCGTCGATGGTCGCAGCGTTTGGATCGACCACGAGCCGGGCCTGGAACAACTGACCGATTACGTGATCCATTTCGGCGACCGCATCAGCGGGATCGACGGCAGACGTTTCACCGGCCTGAACGTTTCGTTCAGCACCGAGGGGCACAACCCGATCGCGGGACGCCGTCCCGAGGTGATCGCGCTGATGCCGATCGTCGATAACAGGGTCTACGAGATCGCCACGCTTTGGGCGGCGTTCAGCGAGCCGATCCAAACCGCGACCGTGGTCTACGGCGATACCGTGCGGCTGACCCGCGACAGCGATGAGAGCCTGGTGCCCACGACGATCTGGCCGGGCTGGACCGTAATGACCATCGACCCGGACGAATATTTAATCGTGGGCGAGAGCTACACGCTGACCATCGGCAGCGGGATCGAGGACCTCAACGGCGAGAGCCTGATCGAGTACGTCTACGGCTTTACGGCCCTATTCTCGGGCGAGCTGGTCGACCTCACGGTGACGCACTGTCCCAGCGCCAACGATCCGGACACGCCGTGCGGCAACACCGAGATCGACGACCTGCCCACGTCCAAGGTCACCGGCCGCTCGTCCAACACGTTCTATACGATCAGCAAGCTGATCGGCGAGGGCTACGTCTATCACGGCGGGCCGTTGCGATCGGTTATGGGCGGCGCGGAAACCAATCCCGACATTACGCCGGTGCTGCTGCCGCGCGGTCAGCAGGTCAACGTCAGCGCCCTGGGCGTGAGCCTGGGCGGCGAACTCTCCACCGGAGTGACGTCCGGGCCGATGACCCTGACCCTGCTCAGCGACGTCTACGGCTTCCAACTCGGAGCGGAATATCTCTATGGCTCGCCCGGCGGTAAGCCGGGGATGTACATGATCCTCGACACCGCGCTGGTGGCCCAAACGCCGCTGGTCAACGCGATGTTCTCGCAGAACATCCTCGGCACGCAGCTGGTCGGCACTTCCGAGGTCAACCCGCAGACCGGCGATTTGTTCATGGACCTGGGCTCCTACATTACCCTGGATTTATTGGGCGAAAGGGCCACCACCGTGGTCTCGCTTAGCTACCAGCCGCCCAAAGATCCCTACGACTTCGAGCCCGACACCACGCCGCCCTCGGTGGTCTCGGTCGGGCCCGTGCCCGACAGCGACAACGCGCCGCTGACCGAGCCGGTGACCGTAACCTTCGACGATGTGGTGCTGCCCGCAAGCCTCGAGGGCAAAATCCGTCTGCGCGGCGGAACTCACGAGGGCCTGTGGAAGTTCCGCGGAACAACCGCCGTGTTCCATCCATCGCAGCCCCTCGAGCCGCTGACCCAATACACGCTGATGGTCGATGCGGGCATCGAGGACATGCTGGGCAACGCAATGGAGCAAGGCTACAGCTCGACCTTCACCACCCGCGCGTCCGAGGCCAGCGCCGAGGCTCCCACTTTGGGCACAACCAGCCCCAGCCAGGGCGGAACGCATGCGGTCGACATGCCGGTCGATCTGTTCTTTGGACAGGCCATCGATCGCGACAGCGTGGAGCCGGGAGTCAACGTCAGCATGATCGACGTCTCGTCCGGGGGCGCGGTGGACGGCTCGTGGCTGGTCGGTTTTCATCAGGTGCGTTTTATTCCCAACGAGCAGTTCACGCCGGGCTCCACTTATCGGCTGACGATCGGCGACAGCATAACCAACGTCGAGGGCGTGCGCCTCGATACCGAGCCCAATCGCCTTGCAGGCGGGCCTGATATCGAGATCGAATTCAACGCAGTGGAGTCGCTGGGCTACATACCGTTGGTGCTGATGATCGCGCCGGTGGCTGACGCCGACGACAGCGGGTTCCTCGGCATCGGCGAGCAACCGACTCCGGAAAACTCGATTTCGATGGACATCGCATTGATCAAAGAATCGAGCTATGCCAGCGGGATCATGGTCGCCTTTGCGCGCGGCCTGGAAGACGTCGGCGGACGCCAAGTCTTCGGCCTTGACCTGGGGGCCGGGATCCTGATGCACGTGACTTCCACCAGCATCGAACTGGCGCTCGAAAAGGGTTCCAAGGAGGAGCCGGGGCTGCTGGACATGGGACGAATCATCATCGCCTCCACTGATCCGGGCTCGGCCGATATCTACGATCTCGGGGACGGAGGTCTGGGGTTGGATATCCTGATGCAGACCGAGTTCAGCGTGGAGAACGAGCTGCTCAACGGGTTCCTGGTTCACGAGTTGGTGCTGAGCCTCGACGCTGCAATGGACTTCACCGCCGACGGCAGGATGGCCACGCTGATCTCCGGCCAGAGCACGATCATCATGGACGTGCCGATCATCGGCAGACTCGAGATCCCGGCGGACGTCAGAATGCGGGCGGTTACGCCGCAGCTGGAAAGGCCGTAA
- a CDS encoding DUF2752 domain-containing protein, with the protein MHNLRPALRDLFAPEFIALSVVLLAAFALQSGNVGPPLCPFRHLTNLPCPGCGMTRAFVALAHGRIVEALGYNLLVLVLFPVAAWHWNRLFWYFALGLDAPRLVPPSWLRPLGYVLLTTALIFAFWRMALHWDEFRPLGIIRDWLADAI; encoded by the coding sequence GTGCACAACCTGCGCCCGGCCCTGCGCGACCTGTTCGCGCCGGAGTTTATCGCGCTCAGCGTAGTGCTGCTCGCGGCGTTTGCCCTGCAAAGCGGCAACGTCGGGCCGCCGCTGTGCCCGTTTCGGCACTTGACCAACCTGCCGTGTCCGGGCTGCGGCATGACCCGCGCGTTCGTGGCCCTGGCCCACGGCCGGATCGTCGAGGCGCTGGGCTACAACCTGCTGGTGCTGGTGCTGTTTCCGGTGGCGGCTTGGCACTGGAACCGGCTGTTCTGGTACTTCGCCCTGGGGCTTGACGCGCCGCGCCTTGTGCCGCCAAGCTGGCTGCGGCCTTTAGGATACGTACTGCTCACCACGGCGCTGATTTTCGCCTTCTGGCGGATGGCCCTGCATTGGGACGAATTCAGGCCCCTGGGGATCATCCGCGATTGGTTGGCCGATGCAATCTAA